From a region of the uncultured Draconibacterium sp. genome:
- a CDS encoding serine acetyltransferase yields MIENRAGLKYYLSEDLKRFGEKPSIKDWFLKNEVWYIYKYQRHLRYVEYYKNTGKSKILFFYHFLRYKRMCFKLKIDIKPNNMAPGFRIYHLGALIRIKPNCKIGKNCSLMPGVVIGNKKLHSDYSWVNIGDNCYIGLGAKIFGEVTIGDNVVIGANSVVTKNISDNCVVAGIPAKVIKRNGKKLKTI; encoded by the coding sequence ATGATTGAGAACCGAGCTGGTTTAAAATATTATTTATCAGAGGACTTAAAAAGGTTCGGCGAAAAACCGTCTATAAAAGACTGGTTTTTAAAAAATGAGGTTTGGTATATTTACAAATATCAACGCCATCTTCGCTATGTAGAATATTATAAGAACACAGGAAAATCAAAGATCCTGTTTTTCTATCATTTTCTTAGGTATAAGAGAATGTGTTTTAAGCTTAAGATCGATATTAAACCTAATAATATGGCTCCTGGTTTCAGGATATATCATTTAGGTGCATTGATAAGAATAAAACCTAACTGTAAAATAGGTAAAAATTGCTCGCTAATGCCAGGCGTTGTAATTGGGAATAAAAAACTACATTCTGATTATAGTTGGGTTAACATTGGTGATAATTGTTATATCGGATTGGGAGCCAAAATATTTGGAGAGGTTACTATTGGAGATAATGTGGTAATCGGTGCAAATTCAGTAGTTACAAAGAACATTTCAGATAATTGTGTAGTTGCCGGAATTCCCGCTAAAGTAATTAAGCGGAACGGAAAAAAATTGAAAACGATATAA
- a CDS encoding glycosyltransferase codes for MKNIVFVDATHDYPLKYSAGNTKVEFMSRGLNMLGNKITIINSQNGTKNNYGIKVLHNSFSKSFLFPRKKYILNTIFTNYISLFIILRKLKKDEENFLIYDITKFYPFFVVVMSMAKFLGYKRIAIFHEWHKSFLVPAYRKWSYLLFDSTFGYFVTGILPISSYLLEKASKFNKPMLKLPALADFQENIKLPQIHKASYFLFCGHARFLRLISILLQAVKTTNSQSNIRVKLVLGGSPEDIEKIQHEIQALDLKNVEIYTSIPYSTLMDLYKNALALVLPLSEVNLQDKARFSQKIAEYLSSKRPIITVNVGVIQEYFKNRINAFICESLTPRELSSQFELVMNNPGLADEVGLRGFKLGLHKFDFRSNTKQLDTYLSNL; via the coding sequence ATGAAAAATATTGTATTTGTTGATGCTACTCATGATTATCCTTTAAAATATTCAGCAGGAAATACGAAAGTTGAATTTATGAGTAGAGGCCTCAATATGCTCGGAAATAAAATTACTATTATCAACAGTCAAAACGGGACTAAGAATAATTACGGCATAAAGGTTTTGCACAATTCCTTTTCTAAGAGCTTCCTATTCCCTCGTAAAAAATATATCCTTAATACAATTTTTACGAACTACATATCGCTATTTATAATTTTGAGAAAATTAAAAAAAGACGAAGAAAACTTCCTAATATATGATATTACTAAGTTCTATCCCTTTTTTGTGGTAGTAATGAGCATGGCTAAGTTTCTCGGCTATAAAAGAATCGCCATATTTCATGAATGGCATAAGTCTTTTTTGGTTCCCGCGTACCGGAAATGGTCATATCTTCTGTTCGACTCTACTTTCGGCTATTTTGTTACCGGAATTCTGCCAATTTCTTCTTATCTGTTAGAAAAGGCATCAAAGTTCAATAAACCTATGTTAAAACTCCCTGCCCTAGCTGATTTTCAGGAGAATATAAAATTGCCACAAATACACAAAGCTTCGTATTTTCTATTCTGTGGACATGCCAGATTTTTAAGGTTAATATCTATTTTATTGCAAGCCGTAAAAACAACCAATAGTCAATCAAATATTCGGGTAAAGTTAGTTTTAGGTGGTAGTCCGGAAGATATTGAAAAGATTCAGCATGAAATACAAGCGCTTGACTTAAAAAATGTTGAGATATATACCTCAATACCTTATAGCACATTAATGGATTTATATAAAAATGCACTTGCTCTTGTACTGCCTCTTTCGGAAGTTAATTTGCAAGATAAAGCAAGATTTAGCCAGAAAATTGCCGAGTACTTATCTTCGAAGCGTCCTATAATTACCGTAAATGTTGGAGTGATACAGGAATACTTTAAAAACCGGATTAATGCATTTATTTGCGAAAGTCTAACGCCCCGGGAACTAAGTTCTCAATTCGAACTTGTAATGAATAATCCCGGTCTGGCAGACGAAGTTGGGCTAAGAGGATTTAAACTTGGACTTCATAAATTTGATTTCAGGAGCAATACCAAACAACTTGATACATATTTAAGTAATTTATAA
- a CDS encoding sugar transferase, which produces MIKERESTFERINVVIQIFWTLICFYAVLWFKGIVSKENVLETQDHLILAIVIIPVWFLLLEMYEMGTMARIQRYRTILKKYIFLHLIGTVILYLVFHIFNLYSIPGTIFLVFGVANIFVLSMQKIAGRMVINFFRKKGYNYRTILIIADESSIPFIQQIIETDRWGYRIRGIVTNSEKIQNEFGDQYPIHPESEDFEHLIDEKVIDEVFFCKHDFDTNSIRQLINECREIGVGFHLHNKVLSFGGIAPRLTFLNRQFFLSFRNTPENYITLQIKGAIDFFLSLLFLTMVSPFMLLIALLIKMEDGGPIIFKQVRVGKHGRLFNCLKFRTMVVNAEEMKEKLMELNEQDGPVFKIKNDPRITKVGKFLRKTSLDELPQFINVLIGDMSIVGPRPPVPSEVKLYKRCLIRRLSVTPGITCIWQVSGRNNIPFDKWMEMDMQYIDNWSLTLDFIIMLKTLKVILNHDGQ; this is translated from the coding sequence ATGATAAAGGAACGAGAATCCACATTTGAAAGAATTAATGTGGTTATCCAAATATTCTGGACATTAATTTGTTTTTACGCGGTATTGTGGTTTAAAGGAATTGTCTCGAAAGAAAATGTTTTAGAAACACAGGACCATTTGATATTAGCGATTGTTATTATTCCTGTCTGGTTTTTACTTCTGGAAATGTATGAAATGGGAACGATGGCCCGTATTCAACGGTATAGAACCATCCTTAAGAAATACATATTTCTACACCTCATAGGTACTGTTATTCTATATCTCGTTTTCCATATCTTCAATTTATACTCAATACCGGGAACCATTTTCTTAGTGTTTGGTGTAGCAAATATTTTTGTTCTTTCAATGCAAAAGATTGCCGGAAGAATGGTGATAAATTTTTTTAGAAAAAAAGGATATAATTATAGAACCATTCTAATTATTGCCGATGAAAGCAGCATTCCTTTTATACAGCAAATAATTGAAACCGATCGATGGGGATACCGAATAAGAGGTATCGTTACAAATTCCGAGAAGATACAGAATGAATTTGGCGATCAATATCCGATACATCCCGAAAGTGAAGATTTTGAGCATTTAATTGATGAAAAGGTTATTGACGAAGTGTTTTTCTGCAAACATGATTTTGATACGAACTCAATAAGGCAGCTTATAAACGAATGCAGAGAAATTGGTGTAGGTTTTCATCTCCATAACAAGGTGCTTTCGTTTGGTGGTATTGCTCCACGACTTACATTTCTAAACCGACAATTCTTTCTGTCGTTTAGAAATACTCCTGAAAACTATATTACACTTCAGATAAAAGGAGCTATTGATTTCTTTTTATCCTTACTGTTTTTAACAATGGTTTCTCCTTTTATGTTACTTATTGCCCTGTTAATAAAAATGGAAGACGGAGGCCCTATTATTTTTAAGCAAGTTAGAGTTGGAAAACACGGTCGTTTATTTAATTGTTTAAAATTCAGAACAATGGTTGTTAACGCCGAAGAAATGAAAGAAAAGTTAATGGAACTAAATGAACAAGATGGGCCTGTTTTTAAAATAAAAAATGATCCTAGAATTACGAAAGTCGGTAAATTTCTACGAAAAACATCATTAGATGAGCTACCACAATTTATAAATGTGCTTATAGGAGACATGTCAATTGTTGGCCCAAGACCGCCTGTACCTTCCGAGGTTAAGCTATACAAACGCTGCTTGATTAGGAGGTTAAGTGTAACCCCCGGAATTACCTGCATCTGGCAAGTTTCAGGCAGGAATAATATTCCGTTTGACAAATGGATGGAAATGGACATGCAATATATTGATAATTGGTCGTTAACACTTGATTTTATTATAATGCTAAAAACATTGAAGGTGATTCTAAATCACGACGGGCAATAA
- a CDS encoding WecB/TagA/CpsF family glycosyltransferase: protein MNLHLSHLKLYNNDLNSLPNKKLLINTINAHCYNIAQSDQKYINALAKSDVLLPDGISIVLAKRLLNSKSIHKIAGSDLFFYEMERLNKSGGSCFFLGSSPETLARIKVRAGIMYPEVRIKCYSPPFVAKFTKHDNKIMLKMINRFKPDVLFIGMTAPKQEKWASKNFEKVNAGHICAIGAVFDFFAGTVSRAPNWIIKIGFEWLYRLCKEPRRLWRRYLIGNFVFVYLILKEKAESLSTRSNPRKLPSGAESV, encoded by the coding sequence ATGAATCTGCATCTCTCCCACTTGAAGCTTTATAACAATGATTTAAATAGTTTGCCAAACAAGAAGCTACTCATAAATACAATTAATGCTCATTGTTATAATATTGCCCAAAGCGACCAAAAATATATAAATGCACTAGCGAAATCGGATGTTTTATTACCCGACGGAATTAGTATTGTGCTTGCAAAACGTTTATTAAACTCTAAGAGTATTCATAAAATTGCAGGATCTGATTTATTTTTTTATGAAATGGAGAGGTTAAATAAATCTGGAGGAAGTTGCTTCTTTTTAGGAAGTAGTCCTGAAACTCTTGCACGTATAAAGGTTCGTGCCGGAATTATGTACCCTGAAGTAAGGATAAAATGCTATTCGCCACCGTTTGTTGCAAAATTCACTAAACACGACAATAAAATTATGCTTAAAATGATTAATCGTTTTAAGCCAGATGTTTTGTTTATAGGGATGACAGCACCGAAACAAGAGAAGTGGGCTTCTAAAAATTTTGAGAAAGTAAATGCCGGCCATATTTGTGCCATAGGTGCAGTTTTCGATTTCTTTGCAGGCACTGTTTCGCGCGCACCTAATTGGATTATCAAGATTGGATTTGAGTGGTTATATCGCTTATGTAAAGAACCTCGCCGACTATGGCGTAGATATTTAATCGGAAACTTTGTTTTTGTCTATCTCATTCTTAAGGAGAAAGCAGAATCACTATCAACCAGATCAAATCCAAGGAAATTACCTTCTGGTGCTGAAAGCGTATAA
- a CDS encoding polysaccharide biosynthesis tyrosine autokinase, which produces MDNIEEVIKFIDTHEKERTRNLLFKYIKKWPWFLLFCIIGLISGYLFTKNSPELFLVKSRILIINEDNSINNFLPFENSIINMPNSNIENQIGILRSFTLYRKALDNLNWDYSWYKKQKLYNSDLYNNQPFNLSQPPNAINAQDVPIEIEIISDLKYKVNIKGETDLNNYVEKIDISQEVNFNEPFTNKFFNFSLTQRNAEPNQTYILVFNNLNNLTNKYLTNTRINVEEENSDIISVSLEGEVKQKDADFINELNNVFIQFGMQNKYNSSEKSIEFIDSQLLRIKKSLDTAEETFSTYRRNNQVMNLGQEAQIVYSRLEEIEQEQYLTELQIEYYKDLLQYIDDSKKMSEMLNPSIIGITDPSLNSLLTRLTELYSRREVLSYSVEEKNPTYIVLQKEIKIARDGLEETIKNQLKTTQSRKESLEDRFNTIQGRLRSLPETERNLIGIQREFDLNNDLYNYMLERKAEASITKASIAPQVQIIDAALTESAVRVGPNLLTNLVVGLASGAVIPLLFITLLGFFNNKVETREEVESGTNIPVLEGIIKHRYKSNLPVIHHPRSGIAESFRGLKTNLNTFLEVPGAKVISINSLIPGEGKSFISSNLSAILAKNKQKVLLIGADLHRPTLQQFFKQKEKAGLSSYLREDKSINEIIVSTDIPNLMFIQAGEATNNPSDLFDINKFELLIRNTRENYDYIIIDNAPLLLIPDAISTSHFSDISLFVLRINYSHKKQIKQIAKIVQFNKIKRSSIVLNDTINRSYEYGYGHKYWKKGYGEYKFKMSIA; this is translated from the coding sequence ATGGATAATATTGAAGAAGTAATAAAATTTATTGATACACACGAAAAAGAAAGAACCAGGAATCTTCTCTTCAAATACATTAAGAAGTGGCCATGGTTTCTACTCTTTTGTATTATTGGACTGATATCAGGATATCTATTCACAAAAAACTCACCCGAATTGTTTCTGGTAAAAAGCAGGATTCTGATTATTAATGAAGATAATTCAATTAACAATTTCTTACCATTCGAAAATTCAATAATTAATATGCCTAATAGCAATATAGAAAATCAAATTGGAATACTTCGCTCTTTTACATTATACCGCAAGGCATTAGATAATTTGAACTGGGATTATTCTTGGTATAAAAAACAAAAACTATACAATTCTGATCTTTATAATAACCAACCATTTAACTTGTCGCAGCCCCCAAACGCAATTAATGCTCAGGATGTTCCTATTGAGATAGAAATAATAAGTGATTTGAAGTACAAGGTTAATATTAAAGGTGAAACAGATTTGAATAATTATGTTGAAAAGATTGATATTAGCCAGGAAGTTAATTTTAATGAACCATTTACAAATAAATTCTTCAATTTTTCGCTAACACAACGAAATGCAGAACCTAACCAAACCTATATATTGGTGTTCAATAACTTAAATAATCTAACCAACAAATACCTTACAAACACAAGAATTAATGTTGAGGAAGAAAATTCGGATATTATTTCAGTAAGTCTTGAAGGCGAAGTGAAACAGAAAGATGCAGATTTTATCAATGAGCTAAACAATGTTTTTATACAATTTGGAATGCAGAATAAGTACAATAGCTCTGAAAAATCAATTGAATTTATTGATTCTCAGCTTTTACGTATAAAGAAATCACTGGATACTGCTGAAGAGACTTTTAGCACCTACCGTAGAAACAATCAGGTAATGAACCTGGGACAGGAAGCTCAAATTGTTTATTCAAGGTTGGAAGAAATTGAGCAGGAACAATATTTAACAGAATTGCAAATCGAATACTACAAAGATTTGCTGCAGTATATCGATGATTCTAAAAAAATGTCAGAAATGCTTAATCCGTCAATTATTGGTATTACCGACCCGAGTCTCAACTCACTACTCACGCGATTAACTGAATTGTATAGCCGAAGAGAAGTTTTATCGTATAGTGTTGAGGAAAAGAATCCGACCTACATCGTACTTCAAAAAGAAATTAAAATTGCGCGCGACGGGCTTGAGGAAACCATCAAAAATCAACTTAAAACTACACAATCACGAAAAGAGAGCTTAGAGGATCGGTTTAATACAATTCAGGGACGACTGAGAAGCTTACCCGAAACAGAGCGAAATTTAATTGGTATTCAAAGAGAATTTGATTTAAATAATGATTTGTACAATTATATGTTGGAGCGAAAGGCTGAGGCTTCAATAACAAAAGCATCCATTGCTCCACAAGTTCAAATAATTGATGCTGCGTTAACAGAATCGGCAGTTCGTGTTGGTCCAAACCTTTTAACAAATTTAGTAGTAGGTCTTGCTTCCGGAGCTGTTATTCCGCTTCTCTTTATTACCCTTTTAGGATTTTTTAATAATAAAGTTGAAACCAGAGAAGAAGTTGAAAGTGGAACAAATATTCCGGTTCTGGAAGGTATAATTAAACATCGGTATAAATCAAACCTGCCAGTTATTCATCATCCCCGTTCGGGTATAGCAGAGTCGTTCAGAGGATTAAAAACAAATCTGAATACGTTTTTAGAGGTACCGGGGGCCAAAGTAATATCAATTAACTCCTTAATTCCAGGTGAAGGAAAATCTTTTATTTCATCTAACTTATCTGCTATTCTAGCCAAAAACAAACAAAAAGTTTTACTTATTGGGGCTGATCTTCATCGTCCAACACTTCAACAATTTTTTAAACAAAAAGAAAAAGCTGGCCTGAGTAGCTATTTGCGTGAAGATAAAAGCATTAACGAGATTATTGTATCTACTGACATTCCTAATCTAATGTTTATTCAGGCAGGTGAAGCTACCAATAATCCTTCAGATTTATTTGACATCAATAAATTTGAACTACTAATTAGAAATACCCGTGAAAACTACGACTACATTATTATAGATAATGCTCCACTTTTGCTAATTCCAGATGCTATATCAACCAGTCATTTTTCAGACATTAGTCTGTTTGTGCTTAGAATCAATTACAGCCACAAAAAACAAATTAAACAAATTGCTAAAATTGTTCAGTTCAACAAAATAAAACGTTCATCTATTGTCCTGAACGACACAATCAATAGAAGTTATGAGTATGGTTATGGCCATAAATACTGGAAAAAAGGATATGGCGAATACAAATTTAAAATGAGTATTGCCTGA
- a CDS encoding polysaccharide biosynthesis/export family protein, translating to MKNTISYVLLLLLLAPAACRSPKDITMFQAVQQEYESRPLIPKKHQIKPNDILYIRVLTLDQEVNQLFNPSLAVNGLSSGTEQMYGSPTSRFINGYKVSSDSTITLPILGKINLAGLTLEQAQEYLKTQAQEYLKEPTVQVKLINFKVNVSGELTHPGIYYNYEGHLTIYDAISMASGITEFADLKNVIVKRETSDNILTYNLDLTNNSVYYTEAFNLQPNDLVYIPPSKLKRRTQNNDTYSRILSTVSTLLVAAALFLSL from the coding sequence ATGAAGAATACTATTTCTTATGTGCTTTTATTACTGTTACTTGCCCCTGCAGCTTGCAGAAGCCCCAAAGATATTACTATGTTTCAGGCGGTACAGCAGGAATACGAATCCAGACCTTTAATACCAAAGAAACATCAAATTAAACCCAATGACATTTTATATATTAGAGTACTAACTCTTGATCAGGAAGTAAATCAACTTTTTAATCCTAGTCTGGCCGTAAACGGATTAAGTTCAGGGACTGAGCAAATGTATGGTTCTCCGACAAGTCGCTTTATAAACGGATATAAGGTTTCCTCTGATTCAACAATCACCTTGCCGATTTTAGGTAAAATTAATTTGGCTGGGCTTACTTTAGAGCAAGCACAGGAATATTTAAAGACACAAGCACAGGAATACCTAAAAGAACCAACAGTGCAGGTAAAACTCATAAATTTTAAAGTTAATGTTAGCGGAGAATTAACGCATCCGGGAATTTATTACAATTATGAAGGTCATCTCACAATATATGATGCTATTAGTATGGCTAGTGGCATAACCGAATTTGCTGACCTTAAAAATGTTATCGTAAAAAGAGAAACATCAGATAATATTCTAACTTATAATCTTGACCTCACAAACAATAGTGTTTATTATACAGAGGCATTTAATTTACAACCAAACGACTTGGTATATATTCCTCCCAGCAAACTTAAGCGGCGTACACAAAACAACGATACGTATTCCAGAATCTTATCAACGGTTTCTACTTTATTGGTAGCAGCAGCATTGTTTTTATCTCTTTAA
- a CDS encoding acyltransferase: MKKLQLKNYAHYCHEIIKKLIIVRYYIPNIVKLKWWGINFSPKIKFDGPIIIRRLPSTKITIGEGCYFSMSSRHNVFGINHPCIIATKNKNASLTIGNNCGFSGTTIGSFKSIIIGNNVRAGANTTITDGDGHLDDPRTSNPQAVVIKNNVWLGANSLVLKGVTIGENSIIGANSVVTKFIPANVIAAGNPCVVLKEINPSKATNNSAIQLIVETIEEASF, encoded by the coding sequence ATGAAAAAGTTACAATTAAAGAATTATGCACATTATTGTCATGAAATAATTAAGAAATTAATTATTGTAAGATACTATATACCCAATATTGTCAAACTAAAGTGGTGGGGTATTAATTTTTCTCCGAAGATTAAATTCGATGGCCCAATAATAATCAGGCGTTTACCATCAACGAAAATTACTATAGGTGAAGGGTGTTATTTCTCCATGAGTTCAAGGCATAATGTTTTTGGCATAAACCACCCATGCATAATTGCAACCAAAAACAAGAATGCGAGTCTTACAATTGGAAATAACTGCGGTTTTAGTGGAACAACTATCGGATCTTTTAAATCAATCATTATTGGCAATAATGTCAGAGCTGGAGCCAATACAACAATTACAGATGGTGATGGGCATCTTGATGATCCCCGTACCTCGAATCCTCAAGCAGTTGTAATTAAAAACAATGTTTGGCTTGGAGCTAATTCTTTAGTATTAAAAGGAGTAACAATAGGTGAAAATTCAATAATAGGTGCAAATTCAGTTGTTACAAAATTCATTCCGGCAAATGTTATTGCTGCCGGTAATCCTTGTGTTGTTTTAAAGGAAATAAATCCATCAAAAGCAACTAATAATTCAGCTATTCAACTTATTGTAGAAACAATAGAAGAAGCATCATTTTAA